The Scleropages formosus chromosome 20, fSclFor1.1, whole genome shotgun sequence genomic interval GAAACTCTTATAAATGACTGGGGGGAGAAAAGTTAATGGATcccattcatttaatttcttcaaattttCTGTAAAGTTTTAAATGCAGTCTATTCCTTGAGTAATTCTTTGGTTGTTTCTTCTTTATATGGCTGTTCTTTACattgattttatacatttaatgtgTTCTTGTGGGTCAGATTTATGGGCTTCCATATTTACTAGTGTGTGCAATGCACCTTAACTTTCTTGGTTGGTCTCCTTTTCAGATCATCTACATTGGATGTGCATATGCCACCGTTTATCTGATCTACATGAAGTTCAAAGCCACCTATGATGGGAACCATGACACCTTCAGAGTGGAGTTCCTGGTGGTTCCTGTAGGCGGTCTTGCATTCTTGGTCAACCATGACTTCTCTCCTCTggaggtaaaaacaaaaaattcaggCCTCTTAAGCTACACATTTTGCCTATGctttattctgtttgttttgtttgcagttatttggtttgttttttttttttttttttttttaaacacaagagTATGAACTAATTTTAGTCAATGCTAATCAGTCTTTAAGCAACATCTGTAGAGCTGGCTTTTTAGGTCAAGTTATGAATTGACCTACctgttgtccccccccctcGCATGTAGATTCTGTGGACTTTCTCCATTTATTTGGAGTCAGTCGCCATCCTTCCTCAGCTCTTCATGATCAGCAAGACCGGGGAGGCAGAAACTATCACCACCCACTACCTGTTCTTCCTTGGCCTGTATCGTGCACTCTACCTCATCAACTGGATCTGGCGCTTCTACTTTGAGGGTTTCTTTGACATGATAGCTATTGTGGCTGGTGTTGTTCAGACAATCCTATACTGCGACTTCTTCTATCTGTATGTAACGAAAGGTGAGTACCAACAGCTTAGTTATCTGCTGCATTGGAGGTCAAATTTTAAATCAAGTAGGAATGAGATGTTTTGTCACAAAGTCACCCTTATAAGTTctcattttactttaaaatggtTATCAGTTTAGTAATGCATATAGTGTAGGACTTAATCTAACTTCTAGTGGTTCACCAAAGTGTTTAATTGCAAAGAAAAAGTCTTTGGTTGTGAGATGAGACTAACATTTGTGGCCTGATTTTCTGTCTGCAGTTCTGAAAGGGAAGAAGCTGAGCCTGCCAGCCTAGAGGCCAAAGACCAGCAACACTTCAGACTCCTGGGGGGCACAGGCCATCGCTGCCACCACACTAGAGTAAGATGCCTGAGACAGAGTGTGAGAGGGAAccactactgttttttttttttttttttttttttttttttttattaaaatgtctccCAACAAATGTCAGCAGCTCCAGAATGAAACAGAGGCCACCCTCTGGTCTCCGTAGCCTTCGGATCTCTGTTTTAAGCATCTTGCCTTACCTTTTTTTATTACTctgtataaaatttaaaaggaaaagttttCTACATACTCGATGTACTCTTATGATTTGACACTCAATCCAGTGTATAGATTTCAAATATCAGATCTATTGCCTAACAAATTGGCATAAGATTGCTAAGGGGATGTTCAAGTAAATATTGACAATGTTTCAATTGTTTGCaaccaaaataaatgcataacttTTCCTAATCTTTTGAATATTTCAGAACATCATTGTACCCCAGAAACCTTTTAATATGAGAACCAGAATTCAGCATTGGCTGTGGTTTTGTGATTagttgtgtttctgctttttctgttttgcattcCTAAGTTAATCAAGCTGGGCCAGTTACCAAAAGTTTTCCCAAGACCCAACATCCTTTTTCATGATGTATTCGGCTCACATAGTAATCTTTCTCTGAAAGTTACAAAATCAGAACGGTCAAATTCAAAACAAGTTTTACCTTTCAAATGGTATGTCCCCATGATACCATTCAATTGAATAACAGTATTTAATTGCCTTATCTTCACGGAGTGATTTCTGTGCTGTACATAGCTTTCTTTATGTCACTTTGGCAGACCCCCTCACTGCATTATCCAAAACATATGTATCCCTTTTGTTTCTCTCTAGAGTTTGTGCCCATGTTATTAGTAGTGCATTATTTGTGGCTATATCCCACCATCCTAGGGTTTATAATTTCAGAGATTTTATATGAGAGCTGTGGGACACACCCTATCTGCTAGCTGAGCAATAAGACAGTGTTGGGATAAGGAAGATGCCTCTGCCAGTAGGGACAAAGTGGCCTatgttttgtgaaaatgcaaatgcagtaactttgaaatgaaatgtccaTTTAAATTGTCTACATGGTGTGCATATTGTTGAGCTCATAACAagtcttatttttaatattggaGATAATGTATGATCTGGGCGTTTTTATAGAATTagaattcagtttaaatttCCTTTAGGTTCCACAGCCTTTGCTCCCATTGTCTTTCATCCATATCAttccttggtttttttttggttactgAGCTTTTGCATGATGTTACCCTGTGATACCACCTCCAATAAAGATTTTATGGGAAATGCTTATGCTTTGATTTGTATAGTGCCTTGGCTGCACTTTCTATGGTGAGGCTTATGAGAGGGGACTCTTGC includes:
- the kdelr2b gene encoding ER lumen protein-retaining receptor 2b, which encodes MNIFRLTGDLSHLAAIIILLLKIWKTRSCAGISGKSQILFALVFTTRYLDLLTSFISLYNTVMKIIYIGCAYATVYLIYMKFKATYDGNHDTFRVEFLVVPVGGLAFLVNHDFSPLEILWTFSIYLESVAILPQLFMISKTGEAETITTHYLFFLGLYRALYLINWIWRFYFEGFFDMIAIVAGVVQTILYCDFFYLYVTKVLKGKKLSLPA